The following nucleotide sequence is from Streptomyces xiamenensis.
GCGACGCCGGGCAGCAGGCCCAGCTGGTGCAGACCGCCATCGACCAGGGCGTCGACGGGCTGATCGTCACCCTCGCCAAGCCGGAGGCCATGGAGGACGTCGTACGGCGTGCCGTCGCCGCCGGCATCCCGGTGATCACGGTCAACTCCGGCCAGGAGGTCTCGGCCGGCTACGGTGCGCTGGCCCACATCGGCCAGGACGAGGTGCTGGCCGGCGAGGCGGTCGGCGAGCAGCTGAACGAACGCGGCGCCACCAAGGCCGTCTGCCTCTTCCACGAGCAGGGCAATGTCGGCCACGAACAGCGCTGCGACGGTGTCCGGAACACGTTCGAGGGGAGCGTGGAGAACCTCTACGCGGACGGCACCAACATGCCCGCGGTGGAGTCCACCCTGGAGGCCCAGCTGATCACGGACCCCTCGCTCGACACCGTCATCACCCTCGGCGCCCCGTTCGCGCCGGTGGCCGCCAAGGCGGCCAAGCAGGCCGGCAGCGACGCCGAGATCGTCACCTTCGACCTGAACGCCCAGGTCGCGGTCGGCCTCCAGGACGGTTCCATCGCCTTCGCCGTGGACCAGCAGCCCTACCTCCAGGGGTACGAGTCGGTCGACCTGCTGTGGCTGCACCTGACCAACGGCAACATGCTCGGCGGCGGCGAGCCGGTCCTCACCGGACCGCAGATCGTGACCCAGGACGAGGCCGAGGCCCTGATCGAGTACGCCCAGCGAGGCACCCGGTGACCGAGACCACGACCGCCGCCACCCCGCCGCCCGCAGCAGGCCGCCCGGACGGGGACGACCGCCTCATACGCCGCTCGATGCCGCGCAGGCTGCTGGGCCGCCCCGAACTGGGCGCGGTGATCGGCGCCGCCGCCCTGTTCGTCTTCTTCGCGATCGTCGCCGACAGCTTCCTGAAGCTCGGCTCGCTGTCCACGATCGTCTACGCGTCCTCCACCATCGGCATCATGGCCGTCCCGGTGGCGCTGCTGATGATCGGCGGCGAGTTCGACCTGTCCACCGGGGTGCTGGTCACCTCCTCGGCGCTGGTCTCCTCGATGGTCAGCTACCAGCTCACCGCGAACGTGTGGGTCGGCGTGGGGGTCTCGCTCCTGGTCACCCTCGCCGTGGGCCTGTTCAACGGCCTCATGCTGGTGCGCACCAAGCTGCCCTCGTTCATCATCACGCTGGGCACCTTCCTGATGCTCACCGGCATCAACCTGGGCCTGACCAAGGTCATCAGCGGCACCGTCACCACCCGCAGCATCGGCGACATGGACGGCTTCGACTCCGCCCGCTCCGTCTTCGCCGCCCGCTACGAGGTGGGCGGCGCCAGCATCAACGTCACCGTCCTGTGGTGGCTGGGCCTGATCGCCCTCGCCACCTGGATCCTGCTGCGCACCCGTGCCGGCAACTGGATCTTCGCGGTCGGCGGAGCGCCCGAGGCGGCCCGCGCGGTCGGCGTCCCGGTGACCCGTACCAAGATCGGCCTCTACCTGGGCGTGGCGTTCGCCGCCTGGATCTCCGGGCAGCACCTGCTCTTCAGCTACGACGTCATCCAGTCCAGCGAGGGCATCGGCAACGAGCTGATCTACATCGCGGCGGCCGTCATCGGCGGCTGTCTGCTCACCGGCGGCTACGGCTCGGCGATCGGCGCCGCGGTGGGCGCGTTCATCTTCGGGATGACCAACAAGGGCATCGTCTTCGCCCAGTGGGACCCCAACTGGTTCAAGTTCTTCCTGGGCGCGATGCTGCTGCTGGCCACGCTGCTGAACGCCTGGATCCGCAAGCGGGCGGAGGCCACCCCATGACGGACCACGCACCTCTGCTGGAGCTGGAGCGGGTCAGCAAGCTGTACGGCAACATCCGGGCGCTCACCGAGGTCTCGCTGACGGTCGAGGCGGGCCGGGTGAGCTGTGTCCTGGGGGACAACGGCGCCGGCAAGTCCACCCTCATCAAGATCATCTCCGGGCTGCACCGGCACGACTCCGGCGCGTACCGCCTGGAGGGCACCGAGCTGCACCTGGGCTCACCGCGCGATGCCCTGGACCGCGGTATCGCCACCGTCTACCAGGACCTCGCCGTCGTTCCGCTGATGCCCATCTGGCGTAACTTCTTCCTCGGCTCGGAGCCGGTGAAGGGCCGCGGCCCGCTGCGCCGCCTGGACGTGGCGACCATGCGCGCCACCACCCGTACGGCCCTGGCGCGGATGGGCATCGACCTGCGGGACGTGGACCAGCCGATCGGGACTCTGTCCGGCGGTGAGCGGCAGTGCGTGGCCATCGCCCGCGCCGTGCACTTCGGCGCCCGCGTGCTGGTGCTGGACGAGCCGACCGCCGCGCTCGGTGTCAAGCAGGCCGGAGTCGTCCTGCGGTACGTGGCCGCCGCCCGCGACGCGGGCCTGGGCGTCGTCCTGATCACCCACAACCCGCACCACGCCCATCTGGTGGCGGACCGGTTCGTGCTGCTCAAGCGCGGCACGATGGCCGGCAGCCACCGGGCGGACGAGATCACCCTGGACGAGCTGACCCGGCAGATGGCGGGCGGCGCGGAGCTGGCGGAGCTGGGGCACGAACTGCGGCGGGGAGATCCCACGGACGCCGCCTAGGGCGCGGTAAGGCAGAATCAAGCCGATGAGTACCTACCGTGAGCGAGTGCACCGGTCATCGGCGAGGGCTACGGTGCTGCGCACCATCGCCACCCGTGAGCGCCGCTCGCATCTGTCGGCGCCCAGGGTGCCCACCGTCGGTATCGACATCGGCGGCACGAAGGTGATGGCCGGGGTCGTGGACGCGGACGGGACCGTGCTGGAGCGGGTGCGCACCGAGACCCCGGACAAGTCCAAGAGCCCCAAGGTCGTCGAGGACACCATCGCCGAGCTGGTGCTGGACCTGTCCGACCGGCACGATGTGCACGCGGTGGGCATCGGCGCGGCCGGGTGGGTGGACGCCGACCGCTCCAAGGTGCTGTTCGCCCCGCACCTGGCGTGGCGCAACGAGCCGCTGCGTGATGCGCTGACCGCGCGCCTGGCGGTCCCGGTCATGGTGGACAACGACGCCAACACCGCCGCCTGGGCGGAGTGGCGTTTCGGCGCCGGGCGCGGCCAGGACCAGCTGGTCATGATCACGCTGGGTACCGGTATCGGCGGCGCCATACTGGAGGGCGGCCGGGTCAAGCGGGGCCAGTACGGGGTGGCGGGGGAGTTCGGCCACATGCAGGTGGTGCCGGGCGGGCACCGCTGCCCGTGCGGCAACCGCGGCTGCTGGGAGCAGTACAGCTCGGGCAACGCGCTGGTGCGCGAGGCCCGCGAGCTGGCCGCCGCCGACTCCCCGGTGGCGCACCACACGCTGGAGCGGGTCAGCGGCCAGATCAGCGAGATCACCGGGCCGATGATCACCGAGCTGGCCCGGGACGGCGACGCGATGTGTGTGGAGCTGCTCCAGGACATCGGGCACTGGCTGGGGGTGGGCATCGCCAATCTCGCCGCAGCCCTCGACCCGTCCTGCTTCGTCATCGGGGGAGGCGTGAGCGAGGCGGACGATCTGCTGATCGGACCGGCGCGGGACGCGTTCCGCCGCCAGCTCACCGGGCGCGGCTACCGCCCGGAGGCCCGGATCGTCCGGGCCCAGCTGGGCACCGACGCCGGCATGGTCGGCGCCGCCGACCTGGCCCGCCTGGTGGCCCGCCGCTTCCGCCGCGCCAACCGCCGCCGGGCGGAGCGCATCCACCGGGGCGGCGGCTTCGACCTGAGCCTGCCACGATCGTGGTCGATCAGCTCATGAGCACGGCGACCGACACCGAGCGCCCGCCGCACCGCCCCCGGCACCGCTGGCTGACGGCGATCGTGGTGGTGCTGCTGATCGCTATCCCGGCGGGCTATCTCGCGATGTCGGCGTGGCAGAGCCGGGAGAGCGGCGAGGACAAGGCCAGATCGGCGTCCGCGCGGGCGCTGATCTACGAGTGGCCGAGCAAGGTGCAGCGCCGGATCTACGACGTCCCGATCCCGGACGGCTCCACCTATGTCGGCTACTACGAGACCAACGCCTGGCAGCGCAGCACGATGTACGTGCAGTTCCGCACCACGCCCGGCCAGCTGGCGGTCTTCCTGGAGGAGGCCGGTACCGAGCGGGCGGCGTTGCGGGAGGGCACCATCGCCATCGCCCCCAGCCAGGCGGACGTGATCGGCTGGTCCTTCGACGACCCGGGCCGTACCTTCGCGAGCACGGTGATCCCGGGCTCCGCCTCCGAGCCCGAGGTGACGATCACGGTGGACATCACCAAGGACGAGAACCCCCGCGTCTACGTGGTCTCCACGACCGAGCCCTGACCCGGCCCACCGCCGGCGCGCCCGTACACGGGCGGCCGCCGAGGCACGGCGCGCACCCCGCGGACGGTGACCGGCCCCGCCGAGCGTGGCACGCCGGGCTTCGCGGAGCGGGACGGCGGCCCCGGCTGGCGGGGAACGACCGGCCGGGCCCTCACCGGCGCGGGCCCGTACCGGCGGGGGCGTCCAGCGCCTCCGTGATCGATCTGCGCGGCCGTGCGGTGGGGCGGATGAGGCGGGGGTGCCCACCGGGCGATCGCCGTGGACCCGCACCCAGGATGGGACTCCGCCGGGTTCGCCGCTGCTCCCACGATGTGTACCCGAGCCCTCCATGTCATCAACTCGCCTGTGTACAGCTTGTGTTGAAGCATTGACGGGTTGATCATAAGGTCTGGTGATCATGCCGATCACCTTTCAGGGCTGCGCCTTCGGCTACCGCCGGAACCGCCCCGTCCTTCACGACCTCACTTTCACCTTCCCCACCGGGCGCACCGTTTTCCTCGGTGTCAACGGCGCTGGCAAGAGCACGGTTCTCTCCCTCGCCGCCACCGTCCTGCGGCCCGCGGCAGGCCACGTCCGGCACGGCGCGCTGCGCACCGACCGCCGCGCCGATCTGCGCACGTACCGGCGCCAGGTCGCCTGGCTGCCGCAGCAGGTGAGCCCGGTGCCCGGACTGACCGTCCGTGAACAGGTCGCCTACGCCGGCTGGCTCAAGGGCATGCGCCAGGGGGACGCCCGGCGGCAGGCGCCGCGGGCGCTGGCCCAGGTCGAGATGGAGGAGTTCGCGGACCACCGGACCACCCAGCTGTCCGGCGGACAGCTGCGCCGCGTCGCCATCGCCCAGGCCCTCGTCCACGACGCCGAGGTGCTGCTCCTGGACGAACCCACCGCCGGGCTGGACCTGCGCCAGCGCCGGGTCTTCCAGGATGTCCTGCACCAGCTGCCCCCGCACGTGCACGCCATCGTCTCCACCCACGACGTGGCCGACGTCGAGACCGACTTCGAGCAGGTCGTCGTACTCGACGCCGGTGAGGTGCTGTTCACCGGACCCGTCGCCGGCTTCCTCGACCACGCGCCGGCCGGCACCCCCGCCGCCCGCCGCGCGGAGGAAGCCTTCCACGCCCTCACCGCACCGGAGCCGGCATGCGCTTCCTGACCTCGCTGCGGATCTCCAGCGTCGCCTGGGCGCTGCTGCCGACCCTGCTGGCCTCCTGGATCATGACCGAGGACCGGACCCGGTTCGCCGTCCAGGGGTACGGGGCCGCCGCGGCCAACTCCGCACTGGAGGCGATCTTCGTGCCCGCCGCCGCCTGCGCCGGCTGCGCGGCCTGGGAGGCGTGGCGGCTGCGGCGGGCCGGGATCTGGCGGCTGCCGCACGGGCGCGGCCGCTATCTGATCGCGGCCAACGCCCTCGCCCCGGTGGCCTTCCTGGGCGCCGCCGGCCTGCTCGTGTCGCTGGCCTCCGCGTGGGTGGAGCTGCGTGCGGTGCCCGACCTCGCCAGCGTGCCCATGCTGCTCACCGGTGTCCTCGTTCTCGCCTCCCACAGCGCGGTCGGGTTTCTGCTCGGCAGCCTGCTGCCCGGCCTCCTCTCCACCCCGCTGATGCTGCTGGCGAGCTATCTGTGGATGGGCCTCCCCGGCGCGATGGAGCCGCCGCTGCGCTATCTCAACGGCCTGCCGTCCGGCTCGATCCAGGTGACGGAGTCCTTCGCCGTGGGCAGCTGGGCGGCCCCCGGTCTGCTCGCTCTCGGCCTGATCGCCGGCACCATGGCGGCGGTCGCCCCGGCCCTGCGGGGCGTGGCGCTCCGCGCGCCGGCCGCGGCCGGCTGCGTCGCCGCCGCCGCCCTGGGCGCGTACGCCATCGTCGCGGACTGGGAGTACCACCCCCGACGGTGCCGCGCGCCGTCACCCCCGTGTGCGCGGGGGAGGCACCCGCCGTCTGTGTGCCGCCCGAGTTCCGCGCGACGCTGCCCGGCGCCCGGCAGGCCGCCGACGAGGTCGTGCCGCTGCTGGCCGCGGCCGGGTTCACCGTCCCGGAGCGGATCGTCATGCAGTCCGAGCGGGCGCCGCTGCCCGCAAACACCTGGCTCTTCCACTCCTACCCCCACCTGACCGACGAGCAGCACCGGATATCGATCGCCCACAGCCCGCTGCCGCCGCATGCCCGCTGCCCCTTCGACATGGCCACCGACTGGGAGGCGGAGCAGGTGGCGCGAGCCTGGCTGTGGCTCACCGCCGGCGCGCCGCGCACCTACGACCGGTACGAGGAGGAGACCCTCGCCGTGGCCGAGGAGATCCGCAAGCTTCCCGCCGCGGAACAACAGGCCTGGTTCCAGGGGCTCAAGAAGCCGCTGACCACTTGCGTTCCGGAGGTCATGTGATGCTTTGGGCCCGGGCCCGGCAGCTGTGGCTGCTCGCCCTCGCGCTCCCGCTGTACGCGCTCGGCCTCGTGCTCCTGAACGGCCGCCGGGTGCCGCTGCCGGGGCTTTCCGGTTCGCCGCCCGCCACCGCGCTGGCGCTGTTCGTACCGCTGCTGATCGTTCTCACCCTGCTGCACTGCCTCGGCAAAGGGCTGCACGGCCAGGAGCGCACGGGCGTACGGCGCACGTGGCGGTACGACATGGCGCTGTGCGCCGCCGCCGTCGCACCGGCCGCGCCGCTGGGGTATCGCCTCGCCGAGTGGCTGGACTTCCCGCCCCTGGCGGCCACCGGCCGCACCCTGCTGTTCCTGTGCGGACTGATGCTGCTGGCCCGGGGCCTCGCCGACGACCGCGCGGCCGGCGCCGTACCCGTGCTGTGGCTCGTGCTGATCACCCTCGTCGGGTACAGCAGCATCGGCCACCCCTACCCCTGGACGGTGCTCCTGATGCCGCCCGGGGACGAGGTCGCCTGGGCGGTGTCGGCCGCGGTGTTCGCGGCCGGTCTCGCCCTGCTGCCCCGGGCGGGGCGGGTACGGTCCGGCTGAATCCGGCGATCGCGCGCGGCGGTTACAGCTGGTCCCGGGCCAGCTGTTCCGCCGCGCGCTCCAGCAGCGGGCCCGCGTTGCGCATCGAGGTGGCGGGATCGGGCTCCAGCGCCGAGAGCGGGTACGCCCGCTCGATGCCCGCCGCCCGCAGGCTCGCGGCGTCGATGGCCAGCCGGCCGCACACCGCGACCACCGGGCGGCCCGCCGCGCGGCACGCCGCCGCCACACCCGCCGGTGCCTTGCCGCGCAGGGTCTGCTCGTCCAGCGAACCCTCGCCCGTGATCACCAGCGTGGCCCGCTCCAGCGCCGCTGCGAAGCCCAGCACCTCCAGCAGCACCTCGATACCGGGCCGGAAGACGGCGTTCAGGCCGAGCAGCGCGCCGTAGCCCACGCCGCCCGCCGCGCCCGCGCCCGGCGCGCCGGCCAGATCGGTACGGCCCAGCACCTCGGCGAAGTGACCGAGCGCCGCGTCCAGCGCCTCGACGGCCTGCGCGTCCGCGCCCTTCTGCGGCCCGTACACCGCCGCCGCGCCCTGCGGACCGGTCAGCGGATTGTCGACATCGCTGGCCAGAATGATGTCGGTGTCCTTCAACCGCGGGTCGAGCCCGGTCAGATCGGCGCTCACCAGCTCACGCAGCGGCCCGCCTCCGTACGCCAGCGGGTCGCCGTCCGCGTCCAGCAGCTTCGCCCCCAGCGCCACCAGCATTCCGGCCCCGCCGTCCGTGGTGGCCGAACCGCCCACCCCCAGCACGATGGTGCGCGCACCCGTGTCCAGCGCCGCGCTCAGCAGTTCGCCGGTGCCGAAGGTGGTGGCGATCAGCGGCGCGAAGACCCCGGGCGGCAGATGCCGCAGCCCCGACGCCTCGGCCATCTCCACGATCGCGGTCGTGCCGCGCATCGCGAACGCGGCGGTCACCGGAGTGCCCAGCGGGCCCGTCACCTCCACCTCGTGGAGCGTGA
It contains:
- a CDS encoding ROK family glucokinase translates to MSTYRERVHRSSARATVLRTIATRERRSHLSAPRVPTVGIDIGGTKVMAGVVDADGTVLERVRTETPDKSKSPKVVEDTIAELVLDLSDRHDVHAVGIGAAGWVDADRSKVLFAPHLAWRNEPLRDALTARLAVPVMVDNDANTAAWAEWRFGAGRGQDQLVMITLGTGIGGAILEGGRVKRGQYGVAGEFGHMQVVPGGHRCPCGNRGCWEQYSSGNALVREARELAAADSPVAHHTLERVSGQISEITGPMITELARDGDAMCVELLQDIGHWLGVGIANLAAALDPSCFVIGGGVSEADDLLIGPARDAFRRQLTGRGYRPEARIVRAQLGTDAGMVGAADLARLVARRFRRANRRRAERIHRGGGFDLSLPRSWSISS
- a CDS encoding ATP-binding cassette domain-containing protein, with translation MTDHAPLLELERVSKLYGNIRALTEVSLTVEAGRVSCVLGDNGAGKSTLIKIISGLHRHDSGAYRLEGTELHLGSPRDALDRGIATVYQDLAVVPLMPIWRNFFLGSEPVKGRGPLRRLDVATMRATTRTALARMGIDLRDVDQPIGTLSGGERQCVAIARAVHFGARVLVLDEPTAALGVKQAGVVLRYVAAARDAGLGVVLITHNPHHAHLVADRFVLLKRGTMAGSHRADEITLDELTRQMAGGAELAELGHELRRGDPTDAA
- a CDS encoding ABC transporter permease, which translates into the protein MPRRLLGRPELGAVIGAAALFVFFAIVADSFLKLGSLSTIVYASSTIGIMAVPVALLMIGGEFDLSTGVLVTSSALVSSMVSYQLTANVWVGVGVSLLVTLAVGLFNGLMLVRTKLPSFIITLGTFLMLTGINLGLTKVISGTVTTRSIGDMDGFDSARSVFAARYEVGGASINVTVLWWLGLIALATWILLRTRAGNWIFAVGGAPEAARAVGVPVTRTKIGLYLGVAFAAWISGQHLLFSYDVIQSSEGIGNELIYIAAAVIGGCLLTGGYGSAIGAAVGAFIFGMTNKGIVFAQWDPNWFKFFLGAMLLLATLLNAWIRKRAEATP
- a CDS encoding sugar ABC transporter substrate-binding protein, encoding MSRRRGRHTGRAVTAVLLLTSILLATAGCSSTGGRRAENADPTADAGTASGGGGGGGGGSAAGTGAGGYTLAMVTHSGDGDTYWDIVRSGAEVAAEKDNVNFLYSHDSDAGQQAQLVQTAIDQGVDGLIVTLAKPEAMEDVVRRAVAAGIPVITVNSGQEVSAGYGALAHIGQDEVLAGEAVGEQLNERGATKAVCLFHEQGNVGHEQRCDGVRNTFEGSVENLYADGTNMPAVESTLEAQLITDPSLDTVITLGAPFAPVAAKAAKQAGSDAEIVTFDLNAQVAVGLQDGSIAFAVDQQPYLQGYESVDLLWLHLTNGNMLGGGEPVLTGPQIVTQDEAEALIEYAQRGTR
- a CDS encoding glycerate kinase, which codes for MAQTPRVLIAADKFKGSLTAAEVAAHVAVGLRRARPGVTVEALPVADGGDGTVAAAVEAGFTLHEVEVTGPLGTPVTAAFAMRGTTAIVEMAEASGLRHLPPGVFAPLIATTFGTGELLSAALDTGARTIVLGVGGSATTDGGAGMLVALGAKLLDADGDPLAYGGGPLRELVSADLTGLDPRLKDTDIILASDVDNPLTGPQGAAAVYGPQKGADAQAVEALDAALGHFAEVLGRTDLAGAPGAGAAGGVGYGALLGLNAVFRPGIEVLLEVLGFAAALERATLVITGEGSLDEQTLRGKAPAGVAAACRAAGRPVVAVCGRLAIDAASLRAAGIERAYPLSALEPDPATSMRNAGPLLERAAEQLARDQL
- a CDS encoding ATP-binding cassette domain-containing protein, which gives rise to MPITFQGCAFGYRRNRPVLHDLTFTFPTGRTVFLGVNGAGKSTVLSLAATVLRPAAGHVRHGALRTDRRADLRTYRRQVAWLPQQVSPVPGLTVREQVAYAGWLKGMRQGDARRQAPRALAQVEMEEFADHRTTQLSGGQLRRVAIAQALVHDAEVLLLDEPTAGLDLRQRRVFQDVLHQLPPHVHAIVSTHDVADVETDFEQVVVLDAGEVLFTGPVAGFLDHAPAGTPAARRAEEAFHALTAPEPACAS
- a CDS encoding DUF7224 domain-containing protein, encoding MPPEFRATLPGARQAADEVVPLLAAAGFTVPERIVMQSERAPLPANTWLFHSYPHLTDEQHRISIAHSPLPPHARCPFDMATDWEAEQVARAWLWLTAGAPRTYDRYEEETLAVAEEIRKLPAAEQQAWFQGLKKPLTTCVPEVM